In Mucilaginibacter auburnensis, the genomic stretch GTCACAAACATTTTGATCAGGACCGGCATCTGCAGCAGGTATAAGCGCGAAAGTGATAACCACCTGAGAAACAGCCTCTGTACAATCACCGGCACTTGCCGAAGTTAAAGTCAGTGTAACAGAACCGCTATTTCTGTCTTGCTGAGATGGAAAATACTTTGCTTTAGGGTCATTTGTAGATGAGAAACTACCTGTGCCTCCACTCCATACGCCTGCAATAGGTTGTTGGGTTACATTTCTTCTAACATCACCATCTAATTGAACCACAGTAGCAGTTGGACAAACGGTTTGGTTTGGGCCTGCATTGGCTAAAGGTTTGTTAATTACGGTAACATTGGTAGAGCGTGAAATACTTGAACAGCCATTAACGGTAACAACCAAAGCGTATGTGCCCGAATTGGCAAGCGTGACATTGGTTATATTATAAACGGGCGTTTGGGTTGTTGCTGTTGTGCCATCGGGTAGTGTCCATGTATAGGTAGCGCCAGCAACCGGTATGGTTTGTAACGTTAGTGTATTGCCTTCGCAAACCTGCGGTGACGCATTTATTTGAGGCTGCAATGGCTGTGCATTAAATATAACGTGATATTCAAACGGCTTGCTCTCACAACCATTGTATACGGGAGTTATAAGGTAGTAAACATCCAACGGCTGATCTGAATTGTTCACCAGAGTCTCGTTTATAGATGTTACGCCGCTTACAAATCTTTGTGGATTGTTTCCAACCGCGTTGCGAAACCAGTTAAATGTAGCGCCGGTAACATTAGAGGTAATCTGATAAGAAAAAGCCTCGTTTGAACAAGCCGGATCAAAGTTTTTGCTCGTAACCGTTACTACCGGATTAACGGTTACCGGGAGATCAAAAGTGCTTTTGCATCCGTTTGCTGTGGTAAACTCAAAATGGTACGGAACCACAATAGGTGCGTTTGTTGTGTTAGTAAGCGCCTCCCTAATGTTGCGTGATGTTTGATTGGCTACAGCGCGGGCATCTATACCTGTAACAACATCGCGGCTCCAGCTAAAATCTGTAACAGCCGGGTTGAAAGTAGCCAGATAGTTAAGTGGGTTTTCGTTACAAACACTGGCTTGTTTAGGGCTGGTTAGTTCGGCCGCTGGGTAGACGGTTACAGTGTAGTTGAAAGGGGTTCCGTTGCATCCGTTAGTTGAAACAGGTGTAATTACATAAATAACGGTTTGTGTAGATGGCGAAGAACTTGTAAGGATCTCGCTTATTACACTTCCCGATCCTGAAGATGGTTGGTTATTGTTAATAGCTGCAGAAGCTGCGCGGCTCCATGTAAAGGTTGTTCCGGAAAGATCGGCCTGTATGGTGTAATTTACATTACTGCCGCTGCAAATCTCGTCTGTTTTTTTGCTCGTTATACGTGGTGTAGGCACAACAAATAGCTTAACTTCGGTTAGCGGGCTTACACAATCTCGCGCTTCGGCCTGCACAAAATAACTCGTATTGGTAAATACAGGTATAGTTAACTTATTACCTACAGCAACCGGAAACATATCAGCATTAAACCATGTATATTTAATTGCGTTAGGGCTTGCAGCCGTAAGTTCGGCCGGCACGCCTTCGCAAATGTTGGTTACTCCGCTAACCTGTGGAGCAGTTGGAATACTCTCAACCAAAACATCAACTTCTGAACGTGGGCCGGAAATACCGTTGGTTAGCGCCTCTACCCAAAACTTAGAAATGCCAAGGTTAGTTAATGGGCTGGTACGGTAATTAGCTCCGGTATGTAACAGCGTACCTCCTGTTGCCGCGTCATACCATCTGTAGCTGTTGGCGTTTTGGGCAAATGCCGTCAGCGTAGCCGGATTACCAACGCAAACAGTGTCAGTAGTAGTTGTGGGGCTGGCCGGCGTGTTAATAAAGGTTATAGTTACACGCACACTCTGATTACCGCAGGCGCCGGTATCAAATGCGGTTAAGATAAATGTTACAGCGCCATCGGTTGGAGATGGCATGTAAGAAGCATTGGTCAGGCTGGTAGCATTGGTGATAACGCCTTGCCCATTGGTTGTTGACCATAATACATTTGTTGAACGGGAAAGCGTTCCTGATAATGTAACTGCCTGCCCTTTGCGCGCGTAACGGTCGGCTCCGGCATACGCAACAACGCTGGCCCTAACCTCAACCGTAAAAGTTTTTGTATCCTGGCTTCCGCAACTTACTAAATTTACAAAGTTGGTAACAGTATAGGTTCCAGGTTGGCTTTGTGCCAGATTGATCTCGCCTGTGCTTGAATTAAGAGACAGGCCCGACGGGCTGGCAGAGAAAACTCCGCCACTTGATGTTGGCTTATATTGCGGCTTTGGGTTAGTGCCGCTTTGGCAATATACGGTGTTAGCATAACTAAATTCGGCATTTGCAGATGGCGTTATAACTATTTCAGCGTAGGTTATAACATCGCAACTTCCGTTATTGGTTTTGTAAGATACGTTAAATCTGCCCAGGCCAGATGCTGCTATATTTATTGTACCGGTGGTTGGGTTAATTACAAGGCCCGCGCTGCCCGTAAACGTTCCACCAGCAACATAAATTGTTGGTGTTTGGTTCCCGGCAGACAAGCAATAGGTACCTGCGCTGTATTGAAACTGCAAGTTATTGTAAGGTAACACCTGAACTGTAACGGGTGTACGGTCGCTGATGCAGGTTCCGCTAACTACTTGTGCGTAATAGGTAGTTGTTACATCTGGTGTAACAGCGTAATTTGCGCCCTCGAACTCCATATTGCCGCCTGTAGGTACAGAAAACCATTGTATTTTGGTGCCTGCAGCAGAATGCGCTTTTAAAACAACCGTTGTTCCAACGCAAATAGCAGGGCCGGGATTATCTATTGTAGGCGGTGGTGTTGCAGCATTAACCGTAACGGTAATGGCAGTTCTTTCGCTTTCACATCCATCAACTTTATTAGAAACGTAAAAAGTTGTGGTATTTGTTAATGCAGCAGTGGTATAAACCTTATCAGTAGAAATAGGTGTACTCCCTGTTTGAGCGGTATACCATCTGTATTGTGTGCCGTTATCAGCCACAAGTGTTGCGGTTGTGTTATAGCAAATTGCGGCAACCGGCGTAACTGTAGGTTTAGGCGGCAAAGGAAGCAAACTAATGGTTATTGCAACAGGGTCGCTGGCACAGCCGCCTGATATGGCTCTAACATAGTAAGTTGTATTGCTGTTAAGAATTGGTGTTTGAAAAGTGGTACCTGTAAACGGAGGCTGTGTATTTTGAGCGTCAACCCACTCATAGGTATAATTGGCGTTAGGCTGATTGATATTTAAAACAGCAATGCTTTCCGCGCAAATAAGCGTTGTGCCCGAAATGACCGGCTTAGGTACAACCGGTAATACGGTAACGGCTACAGATACCGCATCACTATAACAGGAAGCGTTAAAAGCCCTGACATAAAAGGTAGTGTTTTCTGATATATTAGGTGTTGTAAACACGTCTCCTGTTCCTAATATATTATTTAGCGCTGCTGACGAAAACCATTCATATGTGGTATTTGCCGAAGGATTTGATACCCGCAATGTGGCTGGAGAGTTTATGCAAACAGGCCCGTCGCTTGCCGCTTGCGGAGCAGATGGTACGCTGTTAACAACAACGGTAACTAAAGTGCGCGGACTTAAACAATCATTTATACGCGCCTGAACCCAGTATTGCTTATTCGCATTTAATATGGGTGTAGTAAAGTCTGGACTTGTAATAAGCGGATCTCCACCTACTTCAACATCGTACCAGTCAAATAATACACCATTAGGCCCGGTGGCTTGTAACGTAGCCCTTGAATTAGCGCAGATTGGCTGTGCAGATACCGTTGGTGCAGCAGGAGCCTGTGTAACATTAACGGTTACTGCAACCCGTGCGGTTGAACAGCCAGATGAGGTGATACCTTCCAGGTAATAGGTGGTTGTGGTATTTAAAATTGGTGTTGTAAACTTATTGCCGGAGGCTAATTTAATGCCACCGGTTTCAGAATCCCACCAGTCATAGTCAGCTGATCCTACAGCAGTTAGTGTTGTTGAGGTGTTTGCGCATATAACCGCTCCCGGCGAGAACGGGTTTGCGGCAAGCTGTACGGTTACCCCTGTTCTGGCACTTATACAACCATTCACTTCGGCCTCAACATAATATATGGTTGATGCAGTTACCGGTGGCGTGTTAAATACCGTTCCACTACCTACCGGAACGCCCCCCTGTCTTTCTTTGTACCAATTAAATGTTGCACCTGCAGGCGCCGTTGTCTCAAGGCGGGCCGTAGAATTGTAGCAAACTACCCCGCTGGTATTGCTGGCGGTGGGTGCAGCCGGTGTTGGGTTGGCGGCAATATTTATGCTTACTTCTTTTGTGTTATTAGCATTATCGGTTATTCGTACGGTATAAGTACGCGCGGTGGTAACAGCTATACTTTGTCCGCTCTCGCCTGTTGTTATCCAAAAATAAGTATAGCCGGGCGTACCGCCAGATCCATTTGCGGTTAAAGTAACAGCTGCGCCCGAACAGATGGCTGGACTTGATGGGGTAATGCTTCCATCAAGGCTTTGTGCAAAGCAGTTAGCGGCTATTATTATTAAAGAAAACAGGAAAAAAATGCGCTTCATAGCAACTAACTAACATTTAACTCATCTTTAACAGATGCAAGTCCGCAATAAGGATGTTTGTTAAAAATTACAGCTAAAATAAGTTATGCGCAGCCGTAAACCAAACACTATATCAGTAACATATCAACTATTATATAAATACTAATATTCAACTGCGTTTATACGGTGTTTAAGCTTTTTTGTTAACAAAAAACAGCTTAAACGGTAAGTTAATACACACTGTTGTTATTGTTTATCTTTTTGCTACATTTGCCATCCTAACAACGGGGGATTAGCTCAGCTGGCTAGAGCGCTTGCATGGCATGCAAGAGGTCATCGGTTCGACTCCGATATTCTCCACTTAATTACAAAAAGGCTTTACATCAATTGTAAAGCCTTTTTTAATGAATGGGATAACCGCGCCCATCATGCTTCCATTTAATGATTGCGTTAAGCATTTAAGATTGACTCAGCTAAGTTTTTTCCCTTTCTTTGTATAAAGACTCAATAATTCTCTCGTTTTTTATGGTCGCTAAACTTACGTTATTCGTCTTCTCAATATTTTTTTGCCTTAGCGTTTCTGCATATACACCTCCGGAAAAACTAAATGTTTCCATTGATTTTGAAAGTGCGCGGTTGATTTCGGTATTATTAGCAAAAAAAAGTGTTACAGCAGCTGAGCTTGATAAAGCCGCAAACGTTTATGGTAGCAAGCAATTGATAGAAAAGGTAAAAGGCTATAGTGGTGCTGATGTCAGCGTTTTCAAGTCTACCCTTCGCGAAGTGATTGAGACAGGAACCGTTAAAGGCAATGATCCTTACAACTGGAAAGAGGTTAAAAACAACCTAAAGGCAATAAACCTGTTGCTCAACAAACTGTCGGCATCGCCGGATGCCTTTATTAATGATATTAAGCTTAAGATCGAAGCTTACACCTCTGATCAGGTCAATGCAAATATAAAAGCGTGTTTCTTAATAGGTGGAGGATCGTTGGGCTTTACCCAAGGCGATGGAATGACCTTTAACGTGGCTCTACAAAAAATTGGAGACGATTATGATGGGCTGAAGTTGTTAGTAGCGCACGAGCTTTATCATAGTATACAGGCTGCCGGGCAAGCCTCAAGAAATGTAAGTAAAACGGCCATGGCTTATCATGTAAAAGCTACTTACGCTATGCTCTATAACTTGTGGTCTGAAGGCACAGCCAGCCTCGTAGGTGATTTCACAGGCATGAAATCCGTTGCGCCATTTTCAAAAACCCAGATTGCCGAGTATGATAAAAATGCGGGGCGTAAAAGGGAAAACTTTGCTTTGTTTGAAGCGCTCGCTTATAAATGCTATACCGATTCTGCTTCCCGATTGTATGGTGCGTTGTACAACATCGGCTTTAGCACTGCGTTTGATGAAACATCTTATTACGTAGGTTATGAAATGAGCAAAAAGATAAGCCAATACATGGGTAAGAAGGCTATTGCCGACGAGCTAACCCAAGACCTGCTTTCCTTCATCGAAACTTATATCAAACTTTATAAAGAGCATCCGGAGGATAAAGCCTTTATCAGGTTTGATGCATCTACAGAAAATATTGTTCAGCAATTAGCTAAATGGCGAAATAACATTTAATTGCCGTTCTCTGTCCATAAAATGCTTTATGATTCGCAATAAAATTAAGGAGATCTCTAACTTAAAACTCATCAGCTGTTGAGCGGCTCTCTGCAAATGGTGAGCTATAAAAACGCAAAACTTTATTAGCGCTATCAATAGCAAAGGTCCATTCGGAGGTTTGATCTTTTTTCTCGGTAACGCTGTCTTCACAACTAAAGGTAAAACTTACATTAAGCAGAATTCTAAAGCTGCCCTTTTGCATAACAGGGTCAAAAACCACCCGGTCAAAACTAAATTTTTTTATATCGGGAGAGCCCCACTGTCTGAATTCCCGTTGTAACTCATAAACCAGCAACTGGTAATTAACTGTTGCCGGTTGAAATAAAGTGGAAAGGAATTGTGCAGCTGCACCTGGTTGTAAAATTGCTTCCAGTTGTTGTTCTTCAATTTTTATAGCGAAGTTTTCCATCGGTTCAAAAATCAGCAATTAAAAAGTATTTATAGCAATGGCCTTGTTTTATTACCTTAGCTGTCCTGTCAATAACTAAATGAAACCATTGCATCCCTATTTACGAATAGCATCCAATTTATACCGTGCATCTGCGCTGTTAACCGTGTTGGCTTATTTTTTAGCAGATGTAACCGCTATGGTACCTGAGATGTTAATGATTGCATTTATGCTGATAGCTGCTTATTTAATAAGAGCAGGCATAAAATGGTTAAAGTGGTTGCTCTTAGCCTGGGAGCTTTACAATTTACCAGCGTTCATAACACTGCTTAAAACGCCGTGGAAAGATAACCCGAGTATATTCGCGTTACTGATATTTATTGAAGTGTTGCAAATAGCAGCGTTGGTGTTTTTGTTTTTATCACGTAAAGATGATGACGACACTGATTGGGAAGATGAAGGAGAAGACGAACCTGCTAAACCACGTGCTGAGTAACGATGGATGCATTAATTGCTCACATAAAGAAATTTATTGTTTTAAGTTCTGACGAGGAGCATGAAATACAAAAGCACTTCAAAATTATTACGCTTAAAAAGAAGGCATGGCTGTTAACCGAAGGGCAGATATGTAAAAGCAATTACTTTGTTGAAAAAGGCTGTTTGCGGATGTATTATATAACTGAGAAAGGAACCGAGCAAATAACCCAGTTTGCTTTAGAGAACTGGTGGCTGGCCGACCATATGAGTTTGATGATGCAGAAACCCTCGCCTTTTTTTATTCAGGCGGTTGAGGATACGCATGTAGCGACTCTTGACTTTGCCAAACAGGAAGAGTTATTGCAACAGGTGCCTAAAATGGAGAGGTACTTCCGGCTGATGATGCAACGCGGATTTGCGGCTATGCAAATGCGGGTTAAATACCTGCATGATTTTTCTAAGGAAGAAGCTTATATGCAGTTCAGCGCCTCGTTTCCTGATTTTGTACAACGGGTACCGCAATACATGCTGGCCTCTTATTTAGGGCTAACGCCGGAGTATTTGAGCGAGATCAGGAAGAAAAAACATTAGTCCGCGCCATTTCTTAAACCAGTTTAATTTTTGCCCGGATGTGGCATGGTATGTTTGTCTCAACAAAAAAAACACATAACCATGAGCAACAGAATCAACATCCAGCAATTACAGCCCGAAGCCTACAAAGCAATGTTTCCGTTAGAAAACTATGTGAGAACATCAGGACTTTCTGCCACACACAGAGAACTAATTAAGATCAGGGCGTCACAAATAAACGGTTGTGCCTTTTGTATAAACATGCATACTGCCGATGCACGCAAGAATGGCGAAACAGAACAACGCATATACCTGCTTAACGCCTGGCGTGAGGTAAACGGACTTTATACCGAAGAAGAACGCGCCCTGCTTGCCCTTACCGAGGAAGTTACATTAATACACCAGCATGGGGTTAGTAACGAAACATATGAAAAAGCCATATCAGCATTTGGTGAAGAAGGCGTAGCAAAAATTATAGTTGCCATAATGGCCATAAACGCGTGGAACAGAATGGCCATAGCTACACAAATGCAGCCGGAAGGAGTGTAAACAATAAGCCTGAAGCAGCCAAAAGCACGCTGCTTCGGGCTTATTTACTTTGTGCGATTAGCTGTTAAATAAAAACACTTCTGTTTTTTAGATATGCATGCTGTTGTTATCTTTAACCCGGATAACCTTAAACTTATCGCATGAAAAAAATCTTTATCCTCATCACAGTTTTCTCTCTGTATGTGTTAACCTCTATGGCGCAGGTTGACAGTGTAGCCCGTCAAATTAAAGCTATCGAATCTCAGTTTACCTATCAGCATGGCGCTATTAAAATAGGTAATGGCATTGCGGTTATTAACGTGCCTCCGGGTTTTAAATACCTGGATTCAATTCAAGCGGAAAAAGTGCTAACAGATGTTTGGGGTAATCCAAAAGGTACCAGCAAATCTTTAGGGTTTCTTCTACCCGAAAATCAAGGCATTTTAAGCGAAGGAAGCTACGTATTTAACATTGAGTACGATGCGATTGGTTATGTTAAGGATAATGACGCGGATGATATAGACTATGATGAGCTGATGGAGAATATGAAGAAAGAGGCCAAAGAAGAAAGTCCGGAACGCGAAAAACAGGGCTATTCATCTATTGAAATGGTGGGCTGGGCCTCCAAACCATATTATGATAAGGACCGCCACATTTTACATTGGGCTAAAGAAATAAAATTTGGCAATGACAGTATCAACACTCTTAATTACAACGTGCGGGTGCTTGGGCGCAAAGGTGTACTGATATTGAATGCCATAGCAACCATGCAGGAGCTGCCACCGGTAAAGGCCAGCATTCCGCCGGTTTTGAACAGTGTTGCATTCTCTGACGGAAATAAATACAACGAGTTTGATTCAAGCATTGACAATGTTGCCGCATGGACACTTGGCGGATTGGTTGCAGGTAAGATATTGGCTAAGGTTGGCTTTTTCGCCCTGCTGTTAAAGTTTTGGAAATTGATTGCAATTGGCGCTGTTGCTGCATTTTCGGCCATTAAGAAGTTTTTTGGATTTAAAAAAGCCGAGCCTGCTCCTGCAGAAGAGGAAACTCGACCAATAGCCGAATTGCCCCATGCATCGGCAGAAGAAAAAGCAGAGGCTGATCCGTTAACAGATCTACCTGAAACGCCATCCTACGAGAAAAAAGACAAAGAAGAAGACGATAAAAATAAGCCTGTGTCATAATACAGGCTTATCTTCCTCTTTACTACTCTTTAGCAGCTTCAAAATGCTGATGCAGCTTTTCTTCTTCCAGGTCAAGCAACTCAAACTGGTGCTTTACCAGTTCATCACTTATCTCCTCCTTTTTGTTGAGGGTATGCAATAGTTTGCGCTGCTCTTTTAGCAGGTGGGCCATTATTTTGAGGTAATCATCATAAAAAAACTTTTCACGATCGTGGTTATCATCCTTGTCCCAATCTTTTAACAACTGCATTTCGGCGTTGTAGCGCATAACCAAACTGCGCACCATGCCGTTATTTTTGCAAACATTATTATAGTGCTCATCTAATATATTAAGCGATAGATGCGCCAGCTTTTTACGTACCAATTGGCGTTGGCGCTCTAACGGTACAGATAGGTCTGGGTCGGGCATGTTTACTAATTGAACAACTTTTGGCAGCGTAAGCCCTTGTACAACCAAGGTTATCAGTATCACATTAAAGGTGATGAACAATATCATATCCCGGTTAGGGAAAGCTACACCCGCTTTAAGTGTTAGCGGAATACTCAAAGCCGCGGCTAAAGATACTACTCCGCGCATGCCCGTCCATCCTAATAGGGTTGGTCCTCTCCATCCCGGACTCGCATCGGCTACGGTTATAATTTTGCTCATTATCACCGTAATAACCGATGCTGCGTATGAGCAGATAAACCGGGCAACAATTAAAACACCTGTTATAATGAGGCTGTAGTTAATAGCCAGTTTCAAACCATCGTCGCCAAGGTTTTTGATCACTACCGGGAACTCCAGCCCTATCAGCATAAAAACAATACCATTCAGCAGAAAAGAAACAGCCTGCCAAACGCTAACCGCCTGTAACCTGCTGTGATAGGATAAGAACTGAAACCGCCTTGCCGACAAAAACAAGCCGCCACTCACTACCGCCAATACGCCCGAAAAATGGAAGCTCTCGGCAGCTATATACATAACGTAAGGACTGATGAAGGTAAGCACTACGTCGGTATTGGCTGATGTGGGTAGCCAGCGATGCATGGAATAAAACAGCAATGCAACGCCTATGCCTATGGCAACGCCCATTACAATTACCAGCACAAAGTTGGTTGCAGCATCTGTAAAAACAAATGAGCCTGTTAATATAGCCGCTAAAGCAAAGCGGAACACCACCAAACTGGATGCATCATTCAATAAACTTTCGCCCTCAACAATAGTTACAAAGCGCTTGGGTACCTTAACAGTTTTTAAAATAGAACTTGCAGAAACCGCATCGGGAGGAGAAACAATACCACCCAGTAAAAAGCCGGTAGCCAAAGTGAAACCCGGTATAATGGCGTTTGATACATAAGCCACCACACACGAAGTAATAATAACCACCGGGAACGCGAAGCTGGATATAACACGTCGCCACTTCCAAAAATCCTTCCATGAGGTGTTCCATGCAGCCTCATAAAGCAAGGGTGGCAGAAAGATAACAAAGATAAGGTCGGGTTCAATTTCAATACCGCGAAGGAAAGGCACAAAGCCAAGCGGCAAACCAACAAGTACGAGTAGTATAGGATAGGCCACCTTTATTTTCTGGGCCAGCATTACCACAAATAAAATTATAACCAGTAAACACGAGTATTGGATAACGGCATGATGCATGGTCTAAAAATACATTTTTTTCGCTGGTCATTCGTCATTGGTCAATAGTCATTTGATTTTGGTGTACCGCTTGTCTCATGTTCCACGGTTAAAGGTAGTAAGACGATGGTGGGACGATACTAACCCACCCCATCGCATCAATATTTTAATAGATAGTTTGTCATTCTGACCATAGGGAAGAATCTTATACAACTATGCTATGCCGTTCGCTTAGTTAGCAAAGCGTATAGGATGTTTCGTTATCACTCAACATGACAATTGAGCTATGTGACAATGACATTACACAATTCCACCCCCATCTGCAAAACGTATCATTAATACCCACTTTTGTATAAATCTACCCGGTTGGGGCCCTGTACATTTGTTTCAGCAATTAAGAAATAAAACAATGGCAAAAACAATTTTTATAACAGGAGCTTCTCGCGGATTTGGTAAAATTTGGGCAGAAGCATTTTTAAAACGCGGTGACAATGTAGTAGCAACCGCCAGAAACATAGCATCATTAAATGATCTGACAGAAAAGTATGGCGATGCCGTATTGCCCATCCAGTTAGATGTAAATAACAAAGCCGATGGCGTTGCCGCTGTACAACAGGCTAAAGCAAAATTCGGCTCAATTGATGTGCTCATTAATAATGCAGGCTACGGCTTGTTCGGCACCATTGAAGAAACCACCGAGCAGCAGGCCCGCGAGCAGTTTGAAACCAACGTGTTTGGTTTGTTATGGGTAACACAAGCGGTATTGCCGGTTATGCGTGAGCAGGGTCACGGGCACATTATACAGGTATCAAGCGTGTTGGGTATAACCACCTTGCCAACCTTAGGTATTTACAACGCATCAAAATTTGCGGTTGAGGGCCTGAGCGAAACACTGGCTGCAGAGGTTAAAGGTTTCGGCATAAAGGTATCATTGATAGAGCCAAACGGCTTTAGTACAGAATGGGCTGGTCCGTCAGCATCACAAACAGAAGCCATTCCTGCCTATGATGGTGTTAAGGCAGCTTTCCGCGAAGGATTGTCTGACGATAGCTGGGGCAACCCCGATGCTACTGTTGATGCCGTTTTAAAACTGGTTGACAGCGAGAACCCTCCGTTGCGTCTGTTTTTGGGTAAGGTAGCCTATCCTTGGGTTAAACAGGTATATGCCGATAAATTAGCTACCTGGGAAGAATGGAAAGACGTTGCCGCTGCCGCACACGGGCACTAATAATTAAATGTATTTGAACTGACAATAGCGCGTTGACAATCAGCGTGCTATTGTTGTAATTTGTAGGTTATGAAGCACTTTAAAAGTATAAGCGAGATGCACCGCGAATATGGCCTTGCACCGCCCGAGAATCCGCTGATAAGTTTGCATAAATGCAACAACTCCTGCTCATTAGGCGCACGTGAGTTTACCGGCGATTTTTACCTGATAGGATTCAAAAAGCTTCAGTCGGGGATTATAATGTATGGCCGTACCAAGTACGATCAAGAGAATGGCTCCATGTATTTTTTTAAGCCGAGGCAGGTAATTGAGTTTAAGGACCTTTCTTTTGAAGAGGATGGCTTTTTAATTTATGTACATGAGGATTTTCTTAACGGAAGCCCGCTGCATCAGGATATAAAAAAGTACACCTATTTTGATTACGAAACCAACGAGGCCCTGCACCTGTCGCCACGTGAGGAAGAAATAGTATGGGACCTGTACCGCAAAATAGAAACCGAGTACAACAATAATCCGGATGAATATAGCCGCGATATTATGCTAACGCATATTGATTCCATACTGAAATACGCGCAACGGTTTTACAAGCGGCAGTTCATTAACCGCACCGAACTATCGGGCAAAACAACATCAAAGTTTACCAAGGCGCTTACCGATTATTTTGAAAAAGGCGGCTTGCAGCAACAGGGCTTACCAACGGTTAACTTTATGGCCGACAAGCTCAATGTATCGCCCAGGTATTTAAGCGATATGCTGAAACAGGAAACCGGCAAAACCGCCATTGAGCTGATACACATTAACCTGATAACCGAAGCCAAGCATCTGCTCAAAACCGCAGATCAATCCATTGCCGAAATAGCCTACGCTTTAGGCTTTGAGAACCTGCCCTATTTTTCACGACTGTTTAAAAAAGAGGTAGGCATTAGTCCTAATCAGTTTAAAAAGCATGAGTTGAATTAACGTCGGCTTGTTGCGTTGTTTAAGGAGTGGTAAATGTGTTACACTAAGGTGTACCAGATAAATGCGCGTTATGGTGTTTTCGCAAATCCGTACTTGTTTGATAATCAATACCAATGTTTTTTTCGCGATGCAAATGGTACTACTTTTAAGTAAGTAAAATTAAGTTGAAAGTGAAGCTAATTAAATAGTAATCAACTTGTTATGTTTTTGAGGGCTTTTCGCCGTTTTTGGTCCACCAGATGGGACAGGGTTGGGTACACTAAGTGCTGAGCGGATTCTTAAGTCGGTGGCAGTTTA encodes the following:
- a CDS encoding Ig-like domain-containing protein produces the protein MKRIFFLFSLIIIAANCFAQSLDGSITPSSPAICSGAAVTLTANGSGGTPGYTYFWITTGESGQSIAVTTARTYTVRITDNANNTKEVSINIAANPTPAAPTASNTSGVVCYNSTARLETTAPAGATFNWYKERQGGVPVGSGTVFNTPPVTASTIYYVEAEVNGCISARTGVTVQLAANPFSPGAVICANTSTTLTAVGSADYDWWDSETGGIKLASGNKFTTPILNTTTTYYLEGITSSGCSTARVAVTVNVTQAPAAPTVSAQPICANSRATLQATGPNGVLFDWYDVEVGGDPLITSPDFTTPILNANKQYWVQARINDCLSPRTLVTVVVNSVPSAPQAASDGPVCINSPATLRVSNPSANTTYEWFSSAALNNILGTGDVFTTPNISENTTFYVRAFNASCYSDAVSVAVTVLPVVPKPVISGTTLICAESIAVLNINQPNANYTYEWVDAQNTQPPFTGTTFQTPILNSNTTYYVRAISGGCASDPVAITISLLPLPPKPTVTPVAAICYNTTATLVADNGTQYRWYTAQTGSTPISTDKVYTTAALTNTTTFYVSNKVDGCESERTAITVTVNAATPPPTIDNPGPAICVGTTVVLKAHSAAGTKIQWFSVPTGGNMEFEGANYAVTPDVTTTYYAQVVSGTCISDRTPVTVQVLPYNNLQFQYSAGTYCLSAGNQTPTIYVAGGTFTGSAGLVINPTTGTINIAASGLGRFNVSYKTNNGSCDVITYAEIVITPSANAEFSYANTVYCQSGTNPKPQYKPTSSGGVFSASPSGLSLNSSTGEINLAQSQPGTYTVTNFVNLVSCGSQDTKTFTVEVRASVVAYAGADRYARKGQAVTLSGTLSRSTNVLWSTTNGQGVITNATSLTNASYMPSPTDGAVTFILTAFDTGACGNQSVRVTITFINTPASPTTTTDTVCVGNPATLTAFAQNANSYRWYDAATGGTLLHTGANYRTSPLTNLGISKFWVEALTNGISGPRSEVDVLVESIPTAPQVSGVTNICEGVPAELTAASPNAIKYTWFNADMFPVAVGNKLTIPVFTNTSYFVQAEARDCVSPLTEVKLFVVPTPRITSKKTDEICSGSNVNYTIQADLSGTTFTWSRAASAAINNNQPSSGSGSVISEILTSSSPSTQTVIYVITPVSTNGCNGTPFNYTVTVYPAAELTSPKQASVCNENPLNYLATFNPAVTDFSWSRDVVTGIDARAVANQTSRNIREALTNTTNAPIVVPYHFEFTTANGCKSTFDLPVTVNPVVTVTSKNFDPACSNEAFSYQITSNVTGATFNWFRNAVGNNPQRFVSGVTSINETLVNNSDQPLDVYYLITPVYNGCESKPFEYHVIFNAQPLQPQINASPQVCEGNTLTLQTIPVAGATYTWTLPDGTTATTQTPVYNITNVTLANSGTYALVVTVNGCSSISRSTNVTVINKPLANAGPNQTVCPTATVVQLDGDVRRNVTQQPIAGVWSGGTGSFSSTNDPKAKYFPSQQDRNSGSVTLTLTSASAGDCTEAVSQVVITFALIPAADAGPDQNVCDDETNVALSGSILPGKGTAAWTTTGTGTFDNANQAATIYHPSLADVSAGLVILKLKATGAGACDQPEDEIKISFVLPPTAKADSRTVRYVSKGGTITLNPVVSDENVTYKWSPMLGLSDATIKNPVVTGGETDITYTLVITSALGCKSDPTSILVKVAPEIKPPNTFTPNADGRNDQWLIEGIEAYKQADVRIYSRQGQQLYYSIGYAKPWDGTSNGKPVPFGTYYYIIDVREFGIKLTGYVSVIR
- a CDS encoding DUF5700 domain-containing putative Zn-dependent protease → MVAKLTLFVFSIFFCLSVSAYTPPEKLNVSIDFESARLISVLLAKKSVTAAELDKAANVYGSKQLIEKVKGYSGADVSVFKSTLREVIETGTVKGNDPYNWKEVKNNLKAINLLLNKLSASPDAFINDIKLKIEAYTSDQVNANIKACFLIGGGSLGFTQGDGMTFNVALQKIGDDYDGLKLLVAHELYHSIQAAGQASRNVSKTAMAYHVKATYAMLYNLWSEGTASLVGDFTGMKSVAPFSKTQIAEYDKNAGRKRENFALFEALAYKCYTDSASRLYGALYNIGFSTAFDETSYYVGYEMSKKISQYMGKKAIADELTQDLLSFIETYIKLYKEHPEDKAFIRFDASTENIVQQLAKWRNNI
- a CDS encoding Crp/Fnr family transcriptional regulator, whose amino-acid sequence is MDALIAHIKKFIVLSSDEEHEIQKHFKIITLKKKAWLLTEGQICKSNYFVEKGCLRMYYITEKGTEQITQFALENWWLADHMSLMMQKPSPFFIQAVEDTHVATLDFAKQEELLQQVPKMERYFRLMMQRGFAAMQMRVKYLHDFSKEEAYMQFSASFPDFVQRVPQYMLASYLGLTPEYLSEIRKKKH